The proteins below come from a single Myxosarcina sp. GI1 genomic window:
- a CDS encoding beta-ketoacyl-ACP synthase has translation MSNAKTSDSQAVVVTGMGLLTCLGSLQQSWQSLLAGKSGIKFIQPFAGLPFYPLGAIAPKPIEISTITEPIVAAALADANLKLPLPDCAVVIGSSRGCQANWERYNAANWLETLPHQPAIATARYLQTTAPVLAPMAACATGIWAIARGYELVATNRCQRAVVGAVEAPITRLTLAAFERMGALAATGCFPFDRQREGLVLGEGGAVLVMETAALARSRRARVYGEILGFGLSCDAHHISSLDISNRAAYQAVKQCLSRSQIEAKTVDLIHAHGTGTELNDRREAKIIEHLFAPEVAVTATKGATGHTLGASSAISTALTLMAISQSIQPACIGLQQPECELNFVTKPRQKQINSALCFSFGFGGQNAVLAVGKYE, from the coding sequence ATCTCAAACGCTAAAACCAGCGATTCTCAAGCGGTAGTAGTAACGGGGATGGGTTTATTGACCTGTCTCGGTTCGCTACAGCAGAGTTGGCAGAGTTTATTGGCGGGTAAATCGGGAATAAAATTCATTCAGCCTTTTGCCGGACTGCCATTCTATCCTCTAGGAGCGATCGCTCCCAAACCGATTGAGATCTCTACTATTACCGAACCAATTGTAGCCGCAGCACTTGCCGATGCTAACCTCAAACTTCCCTTGCCAGACTGCGCCGTAGTCATCGGTTCGAGTCGTGGGTGTCAGGCAAATTGGGAGCGATATAATGCTGCTAACTGGTTAGAAACTTTACCCCATCAGCCAGCGATCGCTACAGCCAGATATCTCCAAACTACTGCACCAGTTTTGGCACCGATGGCAGCTTGCGCCACGGGAATTTGGGCGATCGCCAGAGGCTACGAATTAGTAGCTACTAATCGCTGTCAGAGAGCGGTTGTCGGTGCAGTAGAAGCTCCCATCACCAGACTAACCCTCGCAGCTTTCGAGCGCATGGGGGCGTTAGCTGCTACAGGCTGTTTTCCTTTCGATCGGCAAAGAGAAGGATTGGTTTTGGGAGAAGGTGGTGCAGTGTTAGTTATGGAAACAGCAGCTTTAGCTCGCAGTCGTAGAGCGAGAGTTTACGGCGAAATACTGGGCTTTGGTTTATCTTGCGACGCACATCATATTAGTTCCCTGGATATTAGTAATCGAGCAGCTTACCAAGCTGTCAAACAGTGTCTGTCTCGCAGTCAGATAGAAGCAAAAACAGTCGATTTAATTCACGCTCATGGTACGGGAACTGAGCTAAACGATCGCCGCGAAGCCAAAATAATCGAGCATCTATTTGCACCAGAAGTAGCCGTAACCGCCACCAAAGGAGCGACGGGACATACTTTAGGGGCATCTAGTGCCATATCTACTGCTCTTACTCTAATGGCGATTTCTCAAAGTATTCAACCCGCCTGTATCGGTTTACAACAGCCAGAGTGCGAGCTAAATTTTGTAACCAAACCACGCCAAAAGCAAATAAATAGCGCTCTTTGTTTTAGCTTTGGCTTTGGCGGACAAAATGCCGTATTAGCAGTAGGAAAATATGAGTAG
- a CDS encoding peptidylprolyl isomerase, producing the protein MTDKTKVWAIALILLISIGAFTLGGCTTSATDVSETSSSDNLTTKQSQQAIAPQQNMTNLPQLEGMATVELTVNGSPILIEVNGNEAPVTAGNFVDLVERGVYDGLVFHRVIPGFVAQGGDPQGKDPNFKGTLGTGGFVDPETGKERRIPLEIKLDGEGEPTYSKAGLPSQSVTLNHDRGVIAMARSAMPDSASSQFYIALEDLESLDGDYAVFGKVTSGMDVVDSISQGDRIETAKVVEGADNLKR; encoded by the coding sequence ATGACCGACAAAACCAAAGTTTGGGCAATTGCTCTAATTTTACTAATTTCGATTGGTGCTTTTACGCTCGGTGGCTGTACTACATCAGCAACGGATGTCTCCGAAACCTCATCATCTGATAATCTGACAACAAAGCAATCTCAACAGGCAATCGCGCCACAGCAAAATATGACTAATCTACCTCAACTAGAAGGAATGGCAACAGTAGAGCTTACCGTTAATGGTTCGCCCATACTTATAGAAGTTAATGGTAACGAAGCTCCCGTAACTGCTGGTAATTTTGTCGATTTAGTAGAAAGGGGCGTGTATGATGGACTGGTATTTCATCGCGTTATCCCTGGTTTTGTAGCGCAAGGAGGCGATCCCCAGGGTAAAGATCCCAATTTTAAAGGAACTTTGGGAACTGGCGGCTTTGTCGATCCCGAAACGGGTAAAGAGCGTAGAATACCTTTAGAAATCAAACTAGATGGTGAAGGCGAACCTACCTACAGCAAAGCAGGTTTGCCTTCTCAATCGGTGACTCTCAATCACGATCGCGGCGTAATCGCAATGGCGCGGTCGGCAATGCCAGATTCAGCTTCTTCGCAGTTTTACATTGCCCTGGAAGACCTAGAATCTTTAGATGGCGACTATGCCGTATTTGGCAAAGTAACTTCGGGTATGGACGTAGTAGATAGCATTAGCCAAGGCGATCGCATCGAAACAGCCAAAGTTGTTGAAGGTGCAGACAATCTCAAACGCTAA
- the acsF gene encoding magnesium-protoporphyrin IX monomethyl ester (oxidative) cyclase, whose product MVDSLKKPKSEEMRPGVKSPAAETILTPRFYTTDFEEMAEMDISVNEEELRAILEEFRVDYNRHHFVRDEEFNRSWDNIDGETRKLFVEFLERSCTAEFSGFLLYKELGRRLKGKNPLLAEIFNLMSRDEARHAGFLNKALSDFNLTLDLSFLTKSRKYTFFKPKFIFYATYLSEKIGYWRYITIYRHLEQHPEDRIYPIFRFFENWCQDENRHGDFFDAIMRAQPQFLNDWKARLWCRFFLLSVFATMYLNDIQRSGFYASIGLDAREYDKEVIEKTNDTAGRVFPIILDVQHPEFYSRLETCIENNDKLRAIDNSSSPKPIKLLRKLPGYVSNGWQFLKLYLIKPISVENLAGTVR is encoded by the coding sequence ATGGTAGATAGCTTAAAAAAACCTAAGTCTGAGGAAATGCGCCCTGGAGTCAAGTCTCCAGCCGCCGAAACGATTCTCACACCTCGTTTTTATACTACAGATTTCGAGGAAATGGCAGAAATGGATATTTCTGTCAACGAAGAAGAATTAAGAGCTATTCTCGAAGAATTCCGCGTCGATTACAATCGCCACCACTTTGTACGCGATGAAGAATTTAATCGCTCTTGGGATAACATCGACGGTGAAACTCGCAAACTGTTTGTAGAATTTCTCGAACGTTCCTGTACGGCTGAATTTTCTGGCTTTTTACTTTACAAAGAATTGGGTAGAAGATTAAAAGGCAAAAACCCCCTTCTTGCAGAAATTTTTAATTTGATGTCGCGTGATGAAGCTCGTCATGCAGGTTTTCTCAATAAAGCTCTATCTGACTTCAATCTGACTCTCGATTTGAGCTTTCTCACTAAAAGCCGCAAGTATACTTTCTTTAAACCCAAGTTTATTTTTTACGCCACCTATCTTTCAGAAAAAATCGGCTACTGGCGTTATATCACCATCTATCGGCATTTAGAACAGCATCCCGAAGACAGAATTTATCCCATCTTTCGTTTCTTTGAAAACTGGTGTCAAGATGAAAACCGTCACGGAGACTTCTTTGATGCCATTATGAGAGCGCAACCGCAGTTTTTAAACGATTGGAAAGCTAGATTGTGGTGTCGTTTCTTTTTGCTGTCGGTATTTGCCACGATGTATCTTAATGACATTCAGCGTTCTGGATTTTATGCTTCTATAGGTTTAGATGCTAGAGAATACGATAAAGAAGTAATCGAGAAAACTAACGACACTGCCGGTCGAGTTTTTCCGATAATTCTCGATGTCCAACATCCAGAATTTTATTCAAGATTAGAAACCTGTATTGAAAATAACGACAAACTTAGAGCGATCGACAATTCCAGTTCGCCCAAACCAATTAAGTTGCTGCGTAAGCTTCCTGGCTATGTTTCTAATGGTTGGCAGTTTTTGAAACTATACCTAATTAAACCAATTTCTGTAGAGAATTTAGCAGGAACCGTTCGTTAA
- a CDS encoding iron uptake porin translates to MPQLLGGIAKIALIFAVVLSWELKTEAVEVERIEAAPTNVKRTKPDDVSSNQERDLNWAFLLNSEAVAQNXPQADREDRANRQLLDTVDRYNNDKSMFQMNSVDRLQDVSPDDWAYEALRGLVERYNCLAGYEDFTYRGDLTLSRYEFAASLNTCLNRLERAIANSENVVQEDIELLMRLMQDFQTDLAVLKGRTDGLQARTKELEITQFSTTTKLLGEAIFSLGGILAGGEDNSVVFGDRLRLELTTSFNGRDLLFTRLSTGNFPAFTEQTSTFAGNLAFAEPENNNLNLEVLFYNIGIGDNTNIILGTSGIGADDIAGTVNFLDGDGGSGAISAFGTRNPIYLAAGDAGLGIIHRPIEAIEISAGYLASEANDPSSGSGLFNGAFSAIGQVLFTPTDSLSFAATYIHGYNQSDTGTGSLLSNLQFLTEAIFGEPIPTASDSYGVELSWSLSDRIIVGGWGGYSRVAFLDEQFFVDRQDIWNWAATLAITDLGKQGSIGGLIIGMEPSVDSPSFLAGVDDSWHLEAFYQYRINDNIAVTPGVVWITAPDNDNDNDDLVIGTVRTTLSF, encoded by the coding sequence ATGCCACAATTATTGGGTGGAATCGCTAAGATCGCCCTTATTTTTGCTGTTGTATTATCGTGGGAACTCAAAACAGAAGCAGTTGAAGTCGAGCGAATTGAAGCTGCACCCACTAATGTGAAACGTACTAAACCCGATGATGTTTCATCAAACCAAGAGCGCGATTTAAATTGGGCATTTTTGTTAAATTCAGAGGCTGTAGCGCAAAACMCCCCGCAAGCCGATCGCGAAGATAGAGCCAATCGTCAGCTACTCGATACAGTAGATCGATACAATAACGATAAATCGATGTTTCAGATGAATAGTGTCGATCGCCTACAGGATGTATCCCCTGACGACTGGGCGTATGAAGCACTAAGAGGTTTGGTAGAACGCTATAACTGTCTGGCAGGTTATGAAGATTTTACCTATCGTGGCGATCTCACGCTGTCTCGTTACGAATTTGCTGCTAGCTTAAATACCTGTCTCAATCGCCTTGAAAGGGCGATCGCTAACTCGGAAAACGTTGTCCAGGAAGATATCGAGCTTTTAATGCGTTTGATGCAAGATTTTCAAACAGATTTAGCCGTATTAAAGGGCAGAACCGATGGCTTACAGGCTCGCACTAAAGAATTAGAGATTACTCAATTTTCTACCACGACTAAATTGTTAGGGGAAGCAATTTTTAGTCTCGGTGGTATTTTAGCTGGTGGCGAAGATAACAGCGTTGTCTTTGGCGATCGCCTGCGTTTAGAATTAACCACTAGCTTTAATGGTCGAGATTTGCTGTTTACTCGCCTTTCAACGGGTAATTTTCCTGCTTTTACCGAACAAACATCAACTTTTGCAGGTAATTTAGCTTTTGCCGAGCCTGAAAACAACAATCTAAATTTAGAAGTGCTTTTTTATAATATTGGTATTGGCGACAACACCAATATAATTTTGGGTACTTCTGGCATAGGAGCCGATGACATAGCAGGTACGGTTAACTTTTTAGACGGTGATGGCGGTTCGGGTGCGATTTCGGCTTTTGGCACTCGCAACCCAATTTATTTAGCTGCTGGCGATGCTGGTTTGGGCATCATTCATCGTCCTATCGAGGCAATTGAAATTTCGGCGGGTTATCTGGCATCAGAAGCTAACGATCCTAGTTCGGGTAGCGGTTTATTTAACGGAGCCTTTAGCGCGATCGGACAAGTTTTATTTACGCCTACAGATAGCTTGAGCTTTGCAGCTACTTACATTCACGGTTACAACCAGAGCGACACGGGAACTGGCAGTCTTTTATCTAACCTGCAATTTTTAACTGAAGCCATATTTGGCGAACCAATACCTACCGCCAGCGATAGCTATGGGGTGGAGTTATCCTGGTCACTGAGCGATCGCATTATTGTTGGCGGTTGGGGTGGATATAGTAGAGTTGCATTTTTAGACGAACAGTTTTTTGTAGATAGGCAAGATATTTGGAACTGGGCAGCAACTTTGGCAATAACAGATTTAGGCAAACAAGGTAGTATCGGTGGTTTAATTATCGGTATGGAGCCTTCCGTAGATAGTCCTAGTTTTTTAGCAGGAGTAGATGATTCTTGGCATTTAGAAGCTTTTTATCAATACCGAATAAATGACAATATTGCTGTTACTCCAGGGGTAGTTTGGATTACTGCACCTGATAATGATAATGATAATGACGATTTAGTTATTGGCACCGTTCGCACTACCCTTAGTTTTTAA
- a CDS encoding pentapeptide repeat-containing protein, which translates to MAVENLEQYYKVLGLETGASLEEVNQAYKDLAFIWHPDRLPKENQRLIQKSLEKIKEINHARDSLRSAHRRQGNTSSQSKPPASDQQAAQPKQNRSHYNPYSYRTGERTSYSSGNSYSYNRNYNSQNYSRSGDRASYSSGDAYGYRDRGYYDPKRYSRQSDKQSQHAKRDRSSQSSSNSQSYSDRGYYDPKKYSRPSDRAYQSNGNSYRAHDCPDYNNKNHYRSSYGNSYQRPCDRDMKGIDLSRANLKEKDFSGKNLQQANLSYADLSDSFLHNIILEEANLMGANLFRANLLAANLRKANLRDTNLIGADLSGADLSGADLTGAKVGTSNKILVKLTGVKLTGTILPDGSVHT; encoded by the coding sequence ATGGCGGTCGAGAATCTAGAGCAATACTATAAGGTTTTAGGATTAGAAACAGGTGCTTCTTTAGAAGAAGTCAATCAAGCATATAAAGATTTAGCCTTTATCTGGCATCCCGATCGCCTGCCTAAAGAAAATCAAAGATTGATCCAAAAATCCTTAGAAAAAATCAAAGAAATCAATCACGCACGAGATTCATTGCGTTCTGCCCATCGCCGCCAGGGAAACACTTCATCTCAATCTAAACCGCCAGCGTCTGACCAACAGGCAGCCCAGCCAAAACAAAATCGCTCTCACTACAATCCTTATTCCTATCGCACTGGAGAGCGCACTAGCTATAGTAGCGGCAATTCTTATAGCTATAATCGTAATTACAATTCTCAGAATTATTCTCGTTCTGGAGATCGCGCCAGCTACAGTAGCGGAGATGCTTACGGTTATAGAGATCGCGGTTACTACGATCCCAAGCGATATTCTCGTCAGAGCGATAAGCAAAGCCAGCACGCGAAGCGCGATCGCAGCAGTCAAAGCAGTAGCAATTCTCAAAGCTATAGCGATCGCGGTTATTACGATCCTAAAAAATACTCTCGTCCGAGCGATCGCGCATATCAAAGCAATGGAAATTCATATCGAGCACACGACTGTCCCGATTACAATAACAAAAATCATTATCGCAGTTCTTACGGTAACTCTTACCAACGTCCTTGCGATCGAGACATGAAAGGAATCGATTTAAGTAGAGCAAATTTAAAAGAGAAAGATTTTTCTGGTAAGAACTTACAACAGGCAAATCTCAGCTATGCAGATTTAAGCGATAGTTTTTTGCACAACATTATTTTAGAAGAAGCTAATTTAATGGGAGCCAATTTATTTCGGGCTAATTTACTGGCGGCAAATCTTAGAAAAGCTAATCTTCGAGATACCAACTTAATTGGTGCCGATCTCAGCGGTGCCGATCTCAGTGGTGCCGATCTAACAGGTGCCAAAGTCGGAACTAGTAACAAAATACTGGTCAAATTAACGGGAGTAAAGTTGACAGGTACAATTCTCCCCGATGGCTCTGTTCACACCTGA